Proteins co-encoded in one Coprobacter tertius genomic window:
- the rlmH gene encoding 23S rRNA (pseudouridine(1915)-N(3))-methyltransferase RlmH, which translates to MKILLLVVGKTTENYFAQAINEYHCRLKHYISFEMEVIPELKNTKNLTFDQQKEKEADLILKYLQPGDYTVLLDERGKDYTSMQFADYIEKKMHFVPKKLIFIVGGPYGFSESIYKIANEKISLSKMTFSHQMIRLIFIEQLYRAMSILNNEPYHHE; encoded by the coding sequence ATGAAAATACTTTTACTGGTCGTCGGAAAAACCACAGAAAATTATTTTGCGCAAGCCATTAATGAATACCATTGTCGGCTTAAACATTACATTTCGTTCGAAATGGAAGTCATACCCGAACTAAAAAATACCAAAAATCTCACATTCGACCAACAAAAAGAAAAAGAAGCCGACCTTATACTAAAATACCTGCAACCGGGAGATTATACCGTTCTCCTCGATGAACGGGGAAAAGATTACACTTCGATGCAATTTGCCGATTACATCGAAAAGAAAATGCATTTTGTACCCAAAAAACTAATTTTTATAGTCGGTGGACCTTACGGTTTTTCGGAAAGCATATATAAGATAGCAAATGAAAAAATATCGCTTTCGAAAATGACATTTTCACATCAAATGATTCGACTAATTTTTATAGAACAGCTTTATCGAGCGATGTCGATATTAAATAACGAACCTTACCACCATGAATAG
- a CDS encoding DUF4492 domain-containing protein encodes MSERASNNVFVRIFYFYIDGFRNMTLGRTLWAIILIKLFVMFFILKLFFFPNILKTEFDSDAERADHVGTELTSPLVLPTNE; translated from the coding sequence ATGTCGGAACGAGCAAGCAATAATGTTTTTGTACGGATTTTTTATTTCTATATAGACGGATTCAGAAATATGACTTTAGGTCGTACTTTGTGGGCGATTATATTAATCAAATTGTTTGTTATGTTTTTTATTCTCAAATTGTTCTTCTTTCCGAATATTTTGAAAACCGAGTTTGATAGCGATGCCGAACGAGCCGATCATGTCGGAACTGAACTGACAAGTCCCTTGGTTTTACCAACTAATGAATAA
- a CDS encoding DUF2490 domain-containing protein — protein sequence MPNPVYAVSNDYGGIFNLSVSKKFGKRVNLQIQESLWINENFSDYERNMPSACITVSLWKEYLKANARYCYLNQKNLKNEIKNRHRYQIGLLTGYKWEHFSASLNSRFESTYTHHVNIPNNRWRNLVTFNYTISPKCRWKPVIDIEFFNFLNNPKGNGLERIWYEAGVEFSIDKKNAVEFKLREEQMIKSSPKQANMFLNFSYKIKL from the coding sequence ATGCCAAACCCTGTATATGCCGTTTCGAATGATTACGGAGGGATATTCAACCTCTCCGTCAGTAAAAAATTCGGAAAACGGGTAAATTTACAGATTCAGGAAAGTTTGTGGATTAACGAAAATTTTTCGGATTACGAACGCAACATGCCAAGTGCCTGTATTACGGTAAGCCTATGGAAAGAATATCTGAAAGCAAATGCCCGTTATTGTTATCTGAACCAGAAAAATCTAAAAAACGAAATCAAAAACAGACATCGTTATCAGATCGGACTTTTGACCGGATACAAATGGGAACATTTTTCGGCTTCGTTAAATTCCCGCTTCGAATCTACTTATACTCATCATGTAAATATTCCTAACAACCGGTGGAGAAATCTGGTTACCTTTAATTATACAATTTCCCCAAAATGCCGGTGGAAGCCAGTAATCGACATAGAATTTTTTAATTTTTTGAATAACCCCAAAGGAAACGGACTCGAGCGCATTTGGTACGAAGCGGGGGTAGAGTTTTCTATTGATAAAAAAAATGCGGTAGAGTTTAAATTACGTGAAGAACAGATGATAAAATCATCTCCGAAACAGGCAAATATGTTCCTGAATTTCTCATACAAAATAAAGCTTTGA
- the nadC gene encoding carboxylating nicotinate-nucleotide diphosphorylase, which produces MDKLIDDLIKLAFAEDIGDGDHTTLCCIPESAKGKSKLLIKEAGVLAGVDIARRVFKDFDSSLKMTVFIEDGAEVKPGDVAFVVEGSVRSLLQTERLMLNIMQRMSGIASMTRKYVKQLEGLHTRVLDTRKTTPGMRMLEKEAVKIGGGVNHRIGLFDMILLKDNHVDFAGGIENAINRAHAYLKDKNKNLKIEIEVRNMDELEEVMRVGGVDRIMLDNFTPELTREAVERIGGKYETESSGGITFETLRNYAECGVDYISVGALTHSVKGLDMSFKAC; this is translated from the coding sequence ATGGATAAGTTAATTGACGATTTGATAAAACTGGCATTTGCCGAGGATATTGGAGACGGAGATCATACTACGTTATGTTGTATTCCTGAATCGGCAAAAGGTAAGTCTAAATTGCTTATAAAAGAGGCCGGTGTATTGGCCGGCGTTGATATTGCCCGCCGAGTATTCAAAGATTTCGATTCTTCATTGAAAATGACTGTTTTTATAGAAGATGGTGCAGAAGTAAAGCCGGGTGATGTTGCTTTTGTAGTCGAAGGGAGTGTTCGTTCTCTGTTGCAAACCGAGCGTCTTATGCTTAATATAATGCAACGTATGAGTGGTATTGCTTCTATGACGCGCAAATATGTAAAACAGCTCGAGGGATTGCACACTCGGGTTCTTGATACGCGTAAAACGACTCCGGGAATGCGTATGCTCGAAAAAGAGGCTGTTAAAATCGGAGGAGGGGTGAATCATCGGATAGGATTGTTTGATATGATTCTACTCAAAGACAATCATGTCGATTTTGCGGGTGGCATTGAAAATGCGATAAACAGAGCGCATGCCTATCTGAAAGATAAAAATAAAAATTTGAAGATCGAAATTGAAGTACGCAATATGGATGAGTTGGAAGAGGTGATGCGTGTCGGGGGAGTAGATCGGATTATGCTCGATAATTTTACGCCCGAACTTACTCGTGAGGCGGTAGAGCGTATTGGGGGTAAATATGAAACCGAATCTTCGGGTGGAATAACTTTCGAGACTTTACGTAATTATGCAGAATGTGGAGTCGATTATATTTCGGTGGGAGCTCTTACGCACTCGGTAAAGGGGCTCGATATGAGTTTTAAAGCTTGCTAA
- a CDS encoding elongation factor G produces the protein MKVYQSHEIKNIALLGSKGSGKTTLAEAMLYECGVIKRRGNIDSGNTVSDYFPVEKEYGYSVFSTVFYAEFLGKKLNVIDCPGSDDFIGSAITALNVTDTGVIVIDSQYGVEVGTQNIFRYTENLNKPVLFAMNQLDGEKADYDKVIEEMRESFGNKIVKIQYPISCGPSFNAMIDVLKMKMYKWKDEGGEPEILDIPDNEKDKAAELHQQLVEAAAENDETLMEKFFEQGSLSEDEMREGIRKGLITRSIFPVFCVSALRDMGVRRMMEFLGNVVPFVTEMPKPADTAGNEVAPDVNGPTSLYFFKTTVEPHIGEVSYFKVMSGKIHEGEDLQNMNRGSKERIAQMFCVCGQIRTKIEELVAGDIGATVKLKDVRTGNTLNEKGCEYKFDFIKYPDPKFQRAIKPVNEADAEKLSEILTRMHEEDPTWVIEQSKELKQTIVSGQGEFHLRTLKWRIENNDKLQIVYEEPRIPYRETITKAARADYRHKKQSGGAGQFGEVHLIIEPYYEGMPAPDTYRFNNQEYKMNVRDTQTIDLEWGGKLIFVNCIVGGAIEARFLPAILKGLMDRMEQGPLTGSYARDVRVCVYDGKMHPVDSNEISFRLAGRNAFSEAFKNAGPKILEPIYDVEVWVPADKMGDVMSDLQGRRAIIMGMSSEKGFEKIIAKVPLKEMSSYSTALSSITGGRSSFTMKYSSYELVPADVQEKLLKAYEAIQTAE, from the coding sequence ATGAAAGTATATCAGTCTCATGAAATCAAAAACATCGCCTTGTTAGGCAGTAAAGGATCAGGCAAGACCACTCTCGCAGAAGCTATGCTCTACGAGTGTGGCGTGATAAAACGTAGAGGAAACATTGATTCCGGAAATACGGTTTCGGACTATTTCCCGGTGGAAAAAGAATATGGATATTCCGTTTTTTCCACCGTTTTTTATGCCGAATTTCTGGGAAAGAAACTCAACGTAATCGACTGTCCGGGCTCAGACGACTTTATCGGGAGCGCCATTACCGCTCTTAATGTAACCGATACGGGAGTCATTGTCATCGATTCTCAATATGGGGTCGAAGTAGGTACACAAAATATCTTTCGGTATACCGAAAACTTGAATAAACCGGTATTGTTCGCCATGAACCAGCTTGACGGAGAAAAAGCCGATTATGACAAAGTAATCGAAGAAATGCGCGAATCATTCGGTAACAAAATCGTAAAAATACAATATCCGATCAGTTGCGGACCGTCTTTCAATGCAATGATAGACGTTCTGAAAATGAAAATGTACAAATGGAAAGATGAAGGTGGAGAACCGGAAATACTGGATATTCCCGACAATGAAAAAGATAAAGCGGCCGAACTGCATCAGCAACTGGTAGAAGCCGCAGCCGAAAACGATGAAACGCTGATGGAAAAATTTTTCGAACAAGGCTCTCTTTCCGAAGATGAAATGCGCGAAGGAATACGCAAAGGACTCATTACACGCAGTATTTTCCCCGTTTTTTGCGTAAGTGCATTAAGAGATATGGGAGTACGTCGAATGATGGAATTTCTTGGAAATGTGGTACCGTTCGTTACCGAAATGCCGAAACCAGCCGATACGGCAGGCAATGAAGTAGCCCCCGATGTAAACGGGCCTACCAGCCTTTACTTCTTTAAGACAACTGTTGAGCCTCATATCGGAGAAGTATCTTATTTTAAAGTCATGTCAGGTAAGATACACGAAGGTGAAGACTTACAAAATATGAACCGTGGCAGCAAAGAACGTATTGCTCAGATGTTCTGTGTATGCGGTCAAATAAGGACAAAAATAGAAGAACTCGTAGCCGGAGATATCGGTGCTACCGTAAAATTAAAAGATGTACGTACCGGAAATACATTAAATGAAAAAGGTTGCGAATATAAATTCGATTTTATAAAATATCCCGATCCTAAATTCCAACGTGCTATAAAACCCGTTAATGAAGCCGATGCTGAAAAGCTGAGTGAAATTCTCACTCGTATGCACGAAGAAGATCCGACATGGGTCATTGAACAATCGAAAGAACTGAAACAAACCATCGTTTCGGGACAAGGGGAATTTCACCTGAGAACTCTTAAATGGCGTATCGAAAATAACGATAAACTCCAAATCGTTTATGAAGAACCCCGCATTCCATACCGTGAAACTATAACCAAAGCTGCTCGGGCAGACTATCGACACAAAAAACAATCGGGAGGTGCAGGCCAGTTCGGAGAAGTGCACCTGATTATCGAACCTTATTACGAAGGAATGCCGGCCCCGGATACTTACCGATTCAACAATCAAGAATATAAAATGAATGTACGCGATACCCAAACCATAGATTTGGAATGGGGCGGAAAACTGATATTCGTAAATTGCATTGTCGGCGGAGCAATCGAAGCCCGTTTTTTACCGGCCATTTTAAAAGGGCTTATGGACCGTATGGAACAAGGCCCGCTTACCGGATCCTATGCCAGAGACGTAAGAGTTTGCGTATACGACGGCAAAATGCATCCAGTAGATTCCAATGAGATCTCTTTCAGGCTTGCCGGTAGAAATGCGTTCAGCGAAGCCTTTAAAAATGCCGGACCTAAAATCCTCGAACCGATCTATGACGTAGAGGTGTGGGTTCCTGCCGATAAGATGGGAGATGTTATGAGCGACCTACAAGGACGACGTGCCATCATAATGGGAATGTCGAGCGAAAAAGGATTTGAAAAAATCATCGCAAAAGTCCCGCTAAAAGAAATGTCATCCTATTCTACCGCACTCAGTTCTATTACAGGAGGCCGCTCATCCTTTACAATGAAATACTCTTCATACGAACTCGTACCGGCCGATGTACAAGAAAAATTATTGAAAGCTTACGAAGCAATACAAACAGCTGAATAA
- the hemW gene encoding radical SAM family heme chaperone HemW, whose translation MSGLYIHIPFCKKRCIYCDFFSDTRTGLISRFTGALCREIELRVGELGNTTVSTIYFGGGTPSQLPVERLNDIFSALSGYFELDSCLEITLEANPDDLTSEYISALKDSPVNRISMGVQSFRDEDLVFLNRRHDVSGALRAYELCSRAGYDNISIDLIYGLPGQDIRAWNENLRMAVSLSPAHISAYSLIYEEDTALYRLRDTGKIIECDEEVYLQMFGSLIDRLTGAGYDHYEISNFAKNDRYSRHNTSYWQDVPYLGLGPSAHSYDRFSRKWNISGLMSYIENIEKGYTVYDTEIIDDDTRYNDMVITSLRTKWGLDLEAVSSNFGEDRRTYCLNAATRYIEEGLLDYDGRILRLSREGIFVSDGIMSDLLYVL comes from the coding sequence ATGTCGGGTTTATACATACATATTCCTTTCTGCAAAAAAAGATGCATTTATTGTGATTTTTTTTCAGATACGCGTACAGGGTTGATATCGCGTTTTACGGGTGCATTATGTCGTGAGATAGAATTGAGGGTGGGAGAATTGGGAAATACGACTGTTTCAACCATATATTTTGGTGGGGGGACTCCATCTCAATTGCCGGTCGAACGTTTGAATGATATCTTTTCGGCTTTGTCTGGATATTTCGAACTTGATTCTTGTCTGGAAATAACTCTCGAAGCTAATCCCGACGATCTTACCTCTGAGTATATTTCCGCGTTAAAAGATAGCCCTGTGAACCGTATCAGTATGGGAGTACAGAGTTTTCGGGACGAAGATCTTGTTTTTTTGAACCGGAGGCATGATGTGTCGGGCGCCTTACGTGCGTATGAACTTTGTAGCCGGGCTGGATATGACAATATAAGTATTGATCTTATATACGGGTTGCCCGGGCAAGATATTCGGGCATGGAATGAAAATCTCCGTATGGCCGTATCACTTTCTCCAGCACATATTTCGGCATATAGCCTTATTTATGAGGAGGATACCGCATTATATCGTTTACGTGACACCGGTAAGATTATCGAATGCGATGAAGAGGTTTATTTACAAATGTTCGGTTCCTTGATCGATCGTTTGACCGGTGCCGGTTATGATCATTATGAAATTTCTAATTTTGCGAAAAATGACCGATATTCTCGACATAATACTTCGTATTGGCAAGATGTCCCGTATCTCGGATTAGGGCCCTCAGCTCACAGTTATGACAGATTTTCGCGAAAATGGAATATTTCGGGTTTAATGTCGTATATCGAAAATATAGAAAAAGGCTATACCGTTTACGATACGGAGATAATCGATGATGATACCCGTTATAACGATATGGTTATTACATCTCTGCGCACAAAATGGGGGCTCGACCTCGAGGCTGTGTCATCAAATTTCGGTGAAGATAGACGAACATATTGTTTAAATGCTGCCACTCGCTATATCGAAGAAGGCTTGTTGGATTACGATGGCCGTATACTTCGTCTCTCTCGTGAAGGTATTTTTGTTTCCGATGGTATAATGTCCGATTTATTATATGTGTTGTAA